TTCGGCAGAACCGTGTGAGCTATCGGAAGCGACCGGTATCGAAATCAACCAAGGCACGGAAATCCTTCGTCCACCATGGACTCAGCGTAGCTCCACCGTGACACTGCAACCATGGGAGTCTGCTGCGTCGGCAATATCATACAGGCCCGACGACATCTCATCGGAACACCAGATCATCACACTGCACCTGCCAGACGGCGATGTGATTGTGGGAGCGCCCGCCGGCCCCTCTGGAAGGGTGCTTGCGGTTTCGAAGTCAACCCAGATCAACGCGACACCATGGGAAGTTGTTGGGTACGGCGTAGGCGTTGGAACATGGGAGAACGGGTACGCCTTTGTCCATATTGCACCGCCTTGTCAGTCCCAGCAACTTGCAGTGACCACACCCCGACCGGAGGGCTCCTCGTCAGAGCAGGACGAGGCAGAGGAGCTCCCGTATCGGCTGTTGAACATCAGCACGGGCACGTGCCGCATTGATGCGGGCAGCTTTGCCGGCCTCGATACCGTGCCACCGTTAGACGTTGCAGCCGCGGTCGTGTTGCAGCCAGGAACCGCCGTCGATCTCGGCATCACTGGCGGGGCCCCGAATCTTTTCGACATCTTGGTCGTTGACGGAGTTCAGGTAAGCACAAGCGTTCGATGAGCGTCTTCGAGCTACTGACGTCCTATTTGGGGAACGTTTACCGGACGTCCTAATTCAGACTTGCTCGGCAAGGTAGTCGTAGCTGAACGGCAAGAGGTCGCTGGCAATAACGCTCACAAGTCCATGTGGCGTATCGAGGATTACGCGGATTCCTGGGTAGTAATCAACAAGAATCTGCCGATCCCGCCCGCACGGGCTTTTCACGCCTCGGTCATGATTTCCAACGGCCACAATGTGAGTTAATTCAGCTGCACCTGCGGAGCGCGCTGCTCCGAGCGCGACGAGCTCAGCGCAGGGACCGCCGGTGAAGTGGTACAGATTCACGCCTGAAAAGGTCCGTCCGTCTTTTGCTCGAACCGCAGCGCCCATTGTGTGCACACCATCTTCCCCAGGTCCGGCATCAGTGGTTGCATTGATTGTCTCGCGTGCCAGGCCGATGAGAGACTGCTCGATCTCTGACAAGGGGAGCGCAGAAGCAGGAAGTGGAGTGGGCATACCCCAATAGTACGAGGGCTAGTGTCCGCATCGGCTGTTCCACTGGGGGAATGTCGTACGGGATGCCCTTGACGGATCCTTCAGTGGGCAGATCTCACCCCGGTGAGAAGCAGCTCGAGGCCGGCAATGAACTGGTCGCGATCGTCGTGGCGGCTGAACTCTGCTGCTACGCGGGTGAGGAATGGGAAGCTGGTGGGCTCGAGCTGCTCCCAACGCTTTGCCCGCTTTGCGAGCCATTCTTCTTGAGATTGGCCGGCTGCGACTTGGGCGTTGCGTGTCATTTGAGCTGCGACGGCGATGACGTATGTGAAGATCGCGGTGGCCATGTTGAACTGCTGTTCCAGCGGTGTCCCGAATGCCTCGAGCGCGCTGCCAATCTGTTCGAGGGCTCGGAGTGTGCTGGGCAGAGTCGGCGCTTGTGCGAGGTGCGTTCCGATCCATGGGTGCTGCTCGAGCAGGTCGAACCAGGCCAGCGCGAGTGCGTGAACCGTGTCGAGAGGCTCGACCTCGACGGCGGTTGACGTCTGTCCCGCGGCGGTGAGTACTGCGTCGCAAGCGAGGTCGAGGAGTTCGTTACGATTCGCGACGTGCCAGTAGATGGCACCAGCGCCGGTGTGGAGGCGTTCGGCGAGCACCCGGAATGTGAGCCCGGACTCACCGGAGGCGTCGAGGATGTCGATCGCTGCTTGAGTGACTGCCTCTTGGGAGAGCGCGGTGGCGCTGGGTCTGCGCCCGCCGCCGCGTTCCTTTGCCATGGCTTCATCTTGACACAAATGGAACTATATTCCAATATGTAGTTATGGAACATAATTCCAATCCCGCTGTTGCGGCATCCTCCCGCCCCAAACCCTTCCCGCCCCAAACCCTTCGCGCCGTCTGGCCCGCTCTCGCCGGCCTCACTGCGGTATTCCTGATCGAGATGCTCGATACGTCCGTGTTGAACGTCGCGTTGCCGACGATCGCAAGGAATCTCTCGGCCACGGCTTCTGAGTTGCAGTGGGTAAGCGGCTCCTACTCGCTCGTCTTCGGCGGTCTGATGCTCGCGTTCGGTGCGATCGCCGACCGATTCGGTCGACGCCGCTTCATGCTGATAGGCCTTGTGTTGTTCGGTGTATCGAGCCTGTCGATTCTCTTGGTGTCTTCGGCAAGCGAACTGATTACGGTCCGGGTGCTGATCGGTATCGCCGCAGCGATGACCGCGCCGGGGTCGATGGCGTTGTCGTTTCGCCTGTTCGATGACGATGCCATGCGCGTTCGTGCGACAGCTCTGATCTCTACGGTCGGGCTCATCGGGCTTGCCGTCGGACCTACGGTCGGCGGACTGATTCTCGCTGTTGCTCCATGGCAGGTGCTGCTGCTGATCAACGTCCCGATCGCCGGGCTGGCGATCGTCGGCATCCGATTCGGGATCGCGGCAGATAAGCCCACCGATCTGCACCGCGTGCCCGTCGACCTCCTCGGCGCGGCACTGGGCACCGGAACAATAGTGCTCGTCCTCCTCACACCCACGCTGTTCGTCAACCTCGGCGGACGGAATCCATGGCCCTGGATCGCAGCAACTACCGCTATCGGCAGTGCGTTCGCGTTCATTGCCCGCCAACGGCACGCCGCACATCCACTCCTGGACGCAGCGCTGTTCACACGCCCCTCGGTCATCACCGGGTTGAGTTACCAAGCGGCAATCGGGCTCGCCACCGCGGGCCTCGGATACACAGTCTCCCTGCAACTCCAGCTGGCGTGGGGCTGGCCGCCCGCCCTCGCCGCGCTCGGCGTCCTCCCGCAAGTACTGACCATGATCTTCATCGGCCCATTCGTCGAGATCATCGTCCGAAAATGCGGCATGGACCGCGCCAGCGTGCTCGGCTCCACCGCAGTCATCGCCGGATTGCTGATCTATGCACTCCTGGGGCGCACCCACTACGTGTGGATCGCATTCGCACTCGTTTTCGTCGCCGCGGGAATGCGCGTGGTTATGATCACCGCCACCATCAACGTCATGCGCGGCCTACCCCCAGAGCGTACCTCCATTGCAGCAGCCCTGAACGACACCAGCCAGGAACTCGCAGCAGGCATCGGCATCGCCGTCACCGGAACGATCATCGCAGCTTTCATCGGCCATGCGCTCACCGAAACCCGCTGGAGCACAGCAACCACCAACGCATTCGAGAACGCCGTCACGCTCGGAGTCCTCACCCTCACCGCCGCCGCCATCGCACTCCTGACCGTCGCTCTCATCCGCGCACGGCACGAGCAGCCAGAACAGCACGGGGCGTAGAGCCCAGCGCAATCCCTGCCCGCTAGGGGAACCTCTACCGGGCTGCATGGCGGATACGGACCGGTGAGTGTGGGTGAAAGCTTGAGAGGGTGAAACTCTAGTGCGCCGGTCAGAGTATTGCGGTCAGTACTCCGCCGTCAGCGCGCACGGCAGTTCCGTTTGTCGCGGAGGAAAGGGGACTTGAGAGATACACGGCGAGGTTCGCGATTTCGGCGGGCTCGATAAAGCGCTCAAGGAGAGATGTCTGGTTGCCACCAATGATCATTGCTTTCATCTCATCCGCTGACATTCGCTGCGACTCAGCGATGTCATGGATGGTACCGGCAACACCGTCAGAGTAGGTCGGGCCACCGAGGATCGTGTTGACCGTCACACCGGTACCGCGGGTGAGCTTGGCGAGACCGTTGCTCAAGGCGAGCATCCCTGCTTTCGTCACGCCGTAGTGCATCATGTCAGCGGGTACGTTTACACCTGATTCGCTGCCTACGAAAATGATCCGACCCCAGCCAGCATCGATCATCCCGGGTAGTAGCTCTCTGGAGAGCCGGACTCCGCTCATCACGTTTACCGCGAAGTAGCAAGACCAGTCATCGTCAGATATTTCAGTGAAGGGCTTTAGCCCGAAGAGACCGACGTTATTGACAAGGATGTCGACGGCCCCGAGCGAGCTGAGTAGCCTTTGCACCGCCGAGGCGTCTGTGAAGTCCGCCGCAATGCCGGCAACGACCCCGCCAGGCACTTCGGCTTGAAGGTTCTTCACCGATTGCTGGAGGCGGCTGGCATCGCGGCCGTTGATAACCACCTCGGCCCCCTCCTGGAGGAGAGCCTTCGCGATCGCGTACCCAATCCCTTGCGTTGAACCGCTTATAAAGGCGCGTTTGTTTGACAGCTGCATGTCCATGGTCGTTCTAGCCTCTCATTATTGCTTGCTCAGTCAAGTAAAGATAGTCAAAATTGTTTGCCCAGTCAAGTAAACAGGTAACCTGTATGCATGACTGATTCCAGCGTCCCAAACCTCCTCAAGGGAGATAACCTCATGTCGTGGGCAGCTCTTGCGACGGTATTGGAATGGCTGCCTGCCGCACTCGATGCGCCTTTGGTTCGTAATTTCGACCTCACGCACTTCGAGTACGGCATCCTCTTTGCCTTGGCTGACGCGCCGAACCAGACGCTGGGGATGACTGTCCTGGCCGGCTATGCCAATAGCTCGCTTTCTAGGCTCTCTCGAGCAGTATCGCGGATTGAGGGTCGCGGTTGGGTGCAGCGCAGTCGGGACCCCTTGGATGGGCGGTCCACCTTGGCCTCCCTGACCGAGGCCGGGCTAGCCATGTTCGAAAAAGCCACGCCCGTGCATTCTCGGACCGTCACGAAATTAGTCCTAGAGCCCCTCACAAACGCCCAACGAGATCAGCTGCGCGATATCAGTCTTCGGATCCAACACGCGATTCGGGAGCAGGAGAGTTGGTGGGCAACAAGCACCCACTCTTCCGACACTGACTAACCTCGATATTTCATTGGCACGGGCAAGGGTCGCTGGATCTCGAAAATAAAAGTAAGTTCCGCCGGAACGCCAATGCATTACGGCTTGATGCTGGCGCCCCACAGCCGTCCCGTATTACGGTCTTCCACCCGAGCGGGTGCAGACGACTTCGGAAATTTGCGAAGCTGTGTGCTTCTGCAGGTGTCACATTCGCGTATACCCGGCCCGAGAAAAAGCCCGGTGATGGGGCGGCAGATTCGATCGATAGAATCCCCCGGGCGCTAACTGGGACACACTGCGGCTGAACGTAGCGTCGAGAAACGGTCATTTAACGACATCCCGAACCTGTCGGCGACACGCTGCGGAAAGCATGTCGGAAACCCGTGCCAGAAATCAACGTCGTCAAACCATACAGCACCGGTATTATCGACACATGCTGATCGGATACGCGCGAGTCTCCACCGCTGACCAAAACCCTGAGCACCAAACAGATGCCCTGGCCCGCGCCGGTGTCGACCCGGCAAACATCTACCTCGACCATGCCAGCGGTGCCAAGGCCAGCAGGCCCGAGCTCGACAAGGCACTCGCCTCGGCCAACCGGGCCGGCGACCAGCTGGTCATCACCCGCCTGGACAGGCTCGGACGCTCGGTACTCCACCTGGTGACCCTCGGTGCATCCCTCCGCGAGCGTGGTGTGGGATTACGTGTCCTCGAGCAAGGCATCGACACCACGACCGCGGAAGGACGTGCGATGTTCGGAATGCTCTCCGTCCTGGCCGAACTCCAACGAGAACTCATCGTCGCCAACACCCGCGACGGACTCGCCGCCGCCCGTGCCCGCGGGCGAACAGGAGGAAGGCGCCCGAAGCTCACCCCCGACCAGGCCCACCACGCCCAGCAGCTCTACGACGCGGGGACCCATACGGTCCAACGCATCGCCGACCTCCTCCAGGTCCCGCGCTCCACCATCTACGGGCACCTCAACAAGGCAAGCATCGGACGACGTCCCACCGCCAAAGCGACCCTGGAGGCTTAGCGCTCAATCCGTCCCCATTACTACCAAGACCCCAGATCGGTGTCGCGGTGGCAGCCTTGCCGTCCCGCACATAGCTGACCTCGACGGCGTCGCCGGCCCGCAGCCCGGCGGCGGCGCTGATTCCAAAGAACGTGAAGGCCACCTTGCCGGGGTTGATGGAGGCCTCCGTTTGGAGGGCGCCAACCAGCGTGGCCGTGGTGCCATTGTCGCTGGGAACAGGTACATCGCGTCCCAGGAGGCTGACAATGCCGGCCGTGACAGAGCTGGAGAGTCCCAGCGGAGCGCCAAGGGCCACCACCGGCTGGCCCACCAACACCTTCGAGGAGTCCCCGAGTGGGTCGGTGGGCAGGTCCTTGTCAGCGGTGACCTGCAAAACGGCCAGATCCGATTCCGGATCCCGGCCCACCAATTTTGCTTCCACGCTGCGGCCATCGCTAAAAACGATATCGATGGTTCCCGCTGTTGAAGCAGCTGAAAT
This region of Arthrobacter alpinus genomic DNA includes:
- a CDS encoding TetR/AcrR family transcriptional regulator C-terminal domain-containing protein; amino-acid sequence: MAKERGGGRRPSATALSQEAVTQAAIDILDASGESGLTFRVLAERLHTGAGAIYWHVANRNELLDLACDAVLTAAGQTSTAVEVEPLDTVHALALAWFDLLEQHPWIGTHLAQAPTLPSTLRALEQIGSALEAFGTPLEQQFNMATAIFTYVIAVAAQMTRNAQVAAGQSQEEWLAKRAKRWEQLEPTSFPFLTRVAAEFSRHDDRDQFIAGLELLLTGVRSAH
- a CDS encoding S1C family serine protease — encoded protein: MIVRPEGYLITNNHAISAASTAGTIDIVFSDGRSVEAKLVGRDPESDLAVLQVTADKDLPTDPLGDSSKVLVGQPVVALGAPLGLSSSVTAGIVSLLGRDVPVPSDNGTTATLVGALQTEASINPGKVAFTFFGISAAAGLRAGDAVEVSYVRDGKAATATPIWGLGSNGDGLSAKPPGSLWRWDVVRCLPC
- a CDS encoding recombinase family protein, translated to MLIGYARVSTADQNPEHQTDALARAGVDPANIYLDHASGAKASRPELDKALASANRAGDQLVITRLDRLGRSVLHLVTLGASLRERGVGLRVLEQGIDTTTAEGRAMFGMLSVLAELQRELIVANTRDGLAAARARGRTGGRRPKLTPDQAHHAQQLYDAGTHTVQRIADLLQVPRSTIYGHLNKASIGRRPTAKATLEA
- a CDS encoding cytidine deaminase family protein; the protein is MPTPLPASALPLSEIEQSLIGLARETINATTDAGPGEDGVHTMGAAVRAKDGRTFSGVNLYHFTGGPCAELVALGAARSAGAAELTHIVAVGNHDRGVKSPCGRDRQILVDYYPGIRVILDTPHGLVSVIASDLLPFSYDYLAEQV
- a CDS encoding MarR family winged helix-turn-helix transcriptional regulator yields the protein MTDSSVPNLLKGDNLMSWAALATVLEWLPAALDAPLVRNFDLTHFEYGILFALADAPNQTLGMTVLAGYANSSLSRLSRAVSRIEGRGWVQRSRDPLDGRSTLASLTEAGLAMFEKATPVHSRTVTKLVLEPLTNAQRDQLRDISLRIQHAIREQESWWATSTHSSDTD
- a CDS encoding MFS transporter yields the protein MEHNSNPAVAASSRPKPFPPQTLRAVWPALAGLTAVFLIEMLDTSVLNVALPTIARNLSATASELQWVSGSYSLVFGGLMLAFGAIADRFGRRRFMLIGLVLFGVSSLSILLVSSASELITVRVLIGIAAAMTAPGSMALSFRLFDDDAMRVRATALISTVGLIGLAVGPTVGGLILAVAPWQVLLLINVPIAGLAIVGIRFGIAADKPTDLHRVPVDLLGAALGTGTIVLVLLTPTLFVNLGGRNPWPWIAATTAIGSAFAFIARQRHAAHPLLDAALFTRPSVITGLSYQAAIGLATAGLGYTVSLQLQLAWGWPPALAALGVLPQVLTMIFIGPFVEIIVRKCGMDRASVLGSTAVIAGLLIYALLGRTHYVWIAFALVFVAAGMRVVMITATINVMRGLPPERTSIAAALNDTSQELAAGIGIAVTGTIIAAFIGHALTETRWSTATTNAFENAVTLGVLTLTAAAIALLTVALIRARHEQPEQHGA
- a CDS encoding SDR family NAD(P)-dependent oxidoreductase; the protein is MDMQLSNKRAFISGSTQGIGYAIAKALLQEGAEVVINGRDASRLQQSVKNLQAEVPGGVVAGIAADFTDASAVQRLLSSLGAVDILVNNVGLFGLKPFTEISDDDWSCYFAVNVMSGVRLSRELLPGMIDAGWGRIIFVGSESGVNVPADMMHYGVTKAGMLALSNGLAKLTRGTGVTVNTILGGPTYSDGVAGTIHDIAESQRMSADEMKAMIIGGNQTSLLERFIEPAEIANLAVYLSSPLSSATNGTAVRADGGVLTAIL